The following nucleotide sequence is from Gordonia jinghuaiqii.
GCGGAACCGGCGCTGGACCTTCGCGGCCGGTGTTCGCGCCCGAGTCGTGATCACCCGGGACGAGGTCATCGTCGACGACCAGGGCAACCGCACGACCACCGCATGGCACGGAGACCCGGCCGACGCCCTCGCCGCCGCGACCGCGGCGCTGTCCGACTCCGACTGGCGCGTGTACGGCTGGGTCGGCTTCGACTTCTGTGCGCCGTACCACGGCATCCTCGATCGCGTTCCCGCCGACACCGTGCTCGCGCACCTGATCGTCCCCGAAATCGAGGCGGTCGTCGACGCGAACGGCGTCGACACCGGCACCGCCGACCCCGACCGTGCGCGCAGACTCCTCGAGATCGCCTCGGCGGCAGAGCTTTCCGGCGAGTCCCGGCCGGTCGATGTCAGTGCCGACCCCGACGACTACCGCGGCCGCGTCGCCACGGCCATCGCCGAGATCCACAGCGGGCGGTACCAGAAGGTCATCCTCTCGCGCGCCGTCGACATCCCCTTCGAGGTCGACATCCCCGCGACCTATGCGCGCGGCCGCGCCGACAACAATCCGGCACGCTCCTACCTGCTCTCCCTCGGCGACCTGCAGGCCGCCGGTTTCAGTCCCGAACTCGTCGTCGCGGTGCACGGCGACCGCACCGTGGTCACCGAGCCGCTCGCCGGGACAAGGGCTTTCGGGGTCTCGGTGGAACGCGATGCGGCTGCCCGCGCCGAGCTGCTCTCCGATTCCAAGGAGATCGCCGAGCATGCCATGTCGGTGCGCGCCTGCTTCGACGAGATCGCCTCGATCGCCGTCGACGCCACCACTGCGGTGAGCGAGTTCATGGAGGTGCGTGAGCGCGGTAGCGTCCAGCACCTCGCATCCACCGTCCAGGGCACCCTCGCCGACCACGAAACACCCTGGCGCGCACTGGAGGTCGTGTTCCCGTCGATCACCGCGTCGGGCATACCGAAGACCCCGGCCGTCGAGGCGATCGACCGCCTCGAGTCGCGTCGCCGCGGTCTGTACTCGGGCGCGATCCTGACCGCGTCGTCGACCGGAGAACTCGAGGCGACCCTCGCCCTGCGCACCATCTTCTCCTCCGTCGACGGGGCGTGGCTGCGTGCCGGCGCCGGCATCGTCGCCGAGTCGACGCCCGAGCGCGAGTTCACCGAGACCTGCGAGAAGCTCGGCAGCGTCGCCCCCTATGTGATCGCACGCTGATCACCGGATACGTTCCTTCGACCATCACCATCTCAGGAGTCACCACATGTCCGACAACATCACCGAAGCCCTGCGCGGCATCCTCGAGGAAGACCTCGACCTCGCGCTCGGTGACATCAGCCGCGACTCCCAGCTGATCGACGACCTCGGTCTGGACTCGGTGGCGTTCGCCATCGGCGTGGTGGCCATCGAAGAGCGTCTCGGCGTGAAGCTGTCCGAGCGCGAGCTCTTCGAGTCCAAGACGGTCGGCGATCTCGAGGATCTGATCCGGTCGAAGGCCGACGCAGCAACTCCCAGATGAGCGTGGACACCGCCCAGAGCGCGAACACGACAGCGCAGACGTACGCAGAGTTGCTCGACGCGGCCTTCGACGAGAGGGTCACCGCGTGGACCGCGCAGGCCGAGAGCGATCACCGCTTCCCGCGGCCGCTCCTCGAGCACCTCGGTGAGGCAGGGGTCTTCACCCGCAAGTGGGAGGACCGAAAGCTCACCGACCTGCACGACCACTTCGCGCTCGGACGCCACCTCGGTGCGCTGGGTTCGGGCGCCATCGGGGTCGGTGTCAGCCTGCACGACTCGGCCATCGCCATCCTCCGCCGCTTCGGTCGTACCGACTACCTCAAAGACCTCGCCCAGCGCGCGATGACCGCCGAGGCGGTGCTGTGCATCGGTGCCTCCGAAGAGCAGGGCGGCTCGGACCTGCAGAACTCCGAGACCCGGATCGCGCCCGAGAACGGCGGATACCGCGTCGTCGGGCACAAGAAGTTCGTGTCGCTCTCGCCCATCGCCGACCACATGTTCGTGGTGTGCCGTGGCGTCGAGGACGGCCCCGACGGTGGCCTGGCGAACGCGGGCGGCAACGTGGCACTCGCCGCGGTGCCCATCGACTCGGTCCAGGTCGGCGAGCCATACCAGAAGCTGGGTGCCGGCCCCCTCGACACCGCGCCCGTCACGATCGACGCCTGGATTCCGGAGGAGGCGCTGATCGCCCGCCCCGGAACGGGTCTGGCCATCATCAGTTGGGGCCTGGCGCACGAGCGTTACTCGGTGGCCGCGCAGATCGCCGCCTCCTGTGAGGTGATGATCGGGGTGACCCTCGCCCGGATGATGGACCGTACCCAGTTCGGCAAGAAGCTCTACGACCACCAGGCGTTGCGTCTGCGGATCGCCGACCTGCAGGCCCGCGTCGACGTGCTGGACTATTCGTTGAAAGGTGTTGCCGCCGAGGGCAAGATCAACTTGCGGACCGCGGCGGCCCTCAAGGCGACGGCGGCCAACCTCGGCGAGGAGGTCGCCTCGGAGTGCTTACACATCTTCGGCGGCATCGGTTACCTGGACACCGGCGTACCGATCGGACGCTGGTGGCGGGACATGAAGCTGGCGCGGGTCGGCGGCGGCACTGACGAGGTCCTGTGGGAACTGGTCGCCGCGGCGATGAAACCCGACACCGAGCGTTACCGTTCCCTGCTTTCCGGTTCCGACAACCAGACGCCCTGAGCGTCCACCCCGACACACAGACGCCCCGGCGTCGCGACCAGAGGTCACCATGAACAGTCCAGTCAGCACCCCGGTAGATGCCCGCGTGACCGAACTCGCGCCTCCGGACTTCACGTATCTCCACATGGATTCCGACAGTGCCCCCATGCACTGGTCGATGATCCTCGAACTCGACACCGGCGGCGAGCTGCTCGGCCTCGACGAGGTGCGGGCACGTGTGCGGGAACGCGCCGGGCTGTTCGACATCTTCCGGATGGGCGTTCGAAACGGCCGGTGGCGTAAGCCCGAGGTGGTGCTCGCCGATGCGGGCTGGGATGCGGGCGAGCACGTCTCGGAGCTCGGTTTCACCGATCGCGCACACCTGAACCGCAGGGTCTCCAAGCTGCTGGAGACCCCGCTGCCGCGGCCGCGCCCGTTCTGGGACATCACGCTGTTCACCCCGTCCGCCGGCGCCGAGGGCATCGGCCAGTGGGTTCTGCTGCGTGTGCACCACAGCATCTCCGACGGCATCGCGGGCGCGGCGTTCGCGGCGCTCCTCGCCGACGGCGAGGAAGA
It contains:
- a CDS encoding acyl-CoA dehydrogenase family protein, with the protein product MSVDTAQSANTTAQTYAELLDAAFDERVTAWTAQAESDHRFPRPLLEHLGEAGVFTRKWEDRKLTDLHDHFALGRHLGALGSGAIGVGVSLHDSAIAILRRFGRTDYLKDLAQRAMTAEAVLCIGASEEQGGSDLQNSETRIAPENGGYRVVGHKKFVSLSPIADHMFVVCRGVEDGPDGGLANAGGNVALAAVPIDSVQVGEPYQKLGAGPLDTAPVTIDAWIPEEALIARPGTGLAIISWGLAHERYSVAAQIAASCEVMIGVTLARMMDRTQFGKKLYDHQALRLRIADLQARVDVLDYSLKGVAAEGKINLRTAAALKATAANLGEEVASECLHIFGGIGYLDTGVPIGRWWRDMKLARVGGGTDEVLWELVAAAMKPDTERYRSLLSGSDNQTP
- a CDS encoding acyl carrier protein encodes the protein MSDNITEALRGILEEDLDLALGDISRDSQLIDDLGLDSVAFAIGVVAIEERLGVKLSERELFESKTVGDLEDLIRSKADAATPR
- a CDS encoding salicylate synthase encodes the protein MSLTTESHAAGFVDLPAPASPLSEADAARITAAWAGSGEFGDHVVYERNRRWTFAAGVRARVVITRDEVIVDDQGNRTTTAWHGDPADALAAATAALSDSDWRVYGWVGFDFCAPYHGILDRVPADTVLAHLIVPEIEAVVDANGVDTGTADPDRARRLLEIASAAELSGESRPVDVSADPDDYRGRVATAIAEIHSGRYQKVILSRAVDIPFEVDIPATYARGRADNNPARSYLLSLGDLQAAGFSPELVVAVHGDRTVVTEPLAGTRAFGVSVERDAAARAELLSDSKEIAEHAMSVRACFDEIASIAVDATTAVSEFMEVRERGSVQHLASTVQGTLADHETPWRALEVVFPSITASGIPKTPAVEAIDRLESRRRGLYSGAILTASSTGELEATLALRTIFSSVDGAWLRAGAGIVAESTPEREFTETCEKLGSVAPYVIAR